Proteins encoded in a region of the Haloarcula sp. CBA1129 genome:
- a CDS encoding NAD(P)-dependent oxidoreductase translates to MPKSVAVTGGNGRVGQHVLEYLTAEGYRTVNLSRGKREEDRSDVYVKTDLLDAGEVYGALAKSDPDAVVHLGMVPTPDHSPGYRTYESNVMSSYHVLEAAGELGVDTVALASSFSAIGGGFEPEPITIDYLPVDEDHRLTPSNPYAMGKQALEIAADGFDRRTTDAPDTITSLRFPWVVDDELVRETFVDADRTLAGLRASEHFHTQRNTLCGYVHATDAVSLVEAAVEATFDGHERLWVSAPDTSAETPSAELAAELYADADYRGPTADDENPYAALIDTTKAERLLDWKPTWSWRQLA, encoded by the coding sequence ATGCCCAAATCGGTCGCCGTCACTGGTGGAAACGGCCGCGTCGGCCAGCACGTTCTCGAATACCTGACCGCAGAGGGGTATCGCACGGTTAATCTTTCCCGTGGGAAACGCGAGGAGGACCGCTCAGACGTATACGTCAAAACTGACCTGCTCGACGCAGGAGAGGTCTACGGCGCACTCGCCAAATCTGACCCTGACGCAGTTGTCCACCTCGGGATGGTTCCCACGCCCGACCACTCGCCGGGGTATCGGACCTACGAGAGCAACGTCATGTCCAGCTATCACGTGCTGGAGGCTGCCGGCGAACTGGGCGTCGATACGGTTGCGCTGGCGTCGAGTTTCAGCGCCATCGGCGGCGGGTTCGAACCAGAGCCGATCACAATCGATTATCTTCCGGTTGATGAGGACCACCGCCTTACACCGTCAAACCCGTACGCAATGGGGAAACAGGCACTGGAGATCGCTGCCGACGGGTTCGACCGCCGGACCACAGACGCCCCGGACACTATCACGTCGTTGCGGTTCCCGTGGGTCGTTGACGACGAGCTGGTCCGGGAGACGTTCGTCGATGCCGACCGCACGCTCGCGGGCCTCCGTGCTTCCGAACACTTTCACACCCAGCGGAATACTCTGTGTGGCTACGTCCATGCTACCGACGCGGTCTCGCTGGTCGAGGCGGCGGTCGAGGCGACGTTTGATGGCCACGAGCGGCTCTGGGTGTCGGCCCCGGACACCAGCGCCGAGACACCGAGCGCCGAACTCGCGGCGGAACTGTACGCCGATGCTGACTACCGGGGGCCGACAGCCGACGACGAAAACCCGTATGCGGCGCTCATCGATACGACGAAAGCCGAGCGGCTGCTCGACTGGAAACCGACGTGGAGCTGGCGACAACTGGCGTGA
- a CDS encoding selenium-binding family protein codes for MSDTEHPAESGTHDHHENHDHEGPGYATPQAAIEEAEPERTAYVMGLHVGQDVDAPDFLAVVDVDPDSDTYSEIINRVKMPNRGDELHHFGWNACSSSCHMEGLERRHLVIPGQRSSRIHIVDTKERRDPELTKVIEPEEVYDHDLSAPHTVHCIPDGEILISMLGDADGDLPGGFLELNDDFEVQGRWDPPGEIEMNYDYWYQPRQNVMLSTEWAAPKTYYPGFDLEDVEDGKYGQRLNFWDWEAGVVEQTIDLGEDGLIPLEARFLHTPESTHGYVGAALSSNIIHFHESDGEYHAEPVIEFDDREHEGWDMPVPALVTDILISMDDRYLFGSNWLHGEVWMYDISDPSNPRKADSISIGGYFGDIEQVQGRDIVAGPQMLQLSLDGERLYWTTSLFSSWDNQFFPEEAEMGSVMLKADVDPRRGTMSLDRDFLVDFGDLPEGPARAHEIRWPDGDCTSDVWQ; via the coding sequence ATGAGTGATACAGAGCACCCAGCCGAGAGCGGGACACACGATCACCACGAGAATCACGACCACGAGGGACCGGGGTACGCCACTCCGCAGGCCGCCATCGAGGAAGCCGAACCTGAACGGACTGCGTACGTGATGGGCCTCCACGTCGGGCAGGACGTCGACGCGCCGGACTTCTTGGCTGTCGTCGACGTGGACCCCGACTCTGACACGTACAGCGAGATAATCAACCGAGTCAAAATGCCGAACAGGGGCGACGAGCTCCACCACTTCGGGTGGAACGCCTGCTCCTCCTCGTGTCACATGGAGGGGCTGGAGCGCCGGCATCTCGTCATCCCCGGCCAGCGCTCCTCGCGTATCCATATCGTCGACACGAAAGAACGGCGGGACCCGGAGCTGACGAAAGTAATTGAACCCGAAGAGGTGTACGACCACGACCTCTCCGCGCCGCATACAGTCCACTGCATCCCCGACGGTGAGATCCTCATCTCCATGCTGGGCGACGCTGACGGCGACCTCCCCGGCGGCTTTCTGGAACTGAACGACGACTTCGAGGTGCAGGGTCGGTGGGACCCGCCCGGCGAGATCGAGATGAACTACGACTACTGGTACCAGCCCCGCCAGAACGTGATGCTGTCGACGGAGTGGGCGGCCCCGAAAACCTACTACCCCGGTTTCGACTTAGAGGATGTCGAGGACGGCAAATACGGGCAGCGGCTCAACTTCTGGGACTGGGAGGCCGGTGTCGTCGAGCAGACCATCGACCTCGGCGAGGACGGCCTGATTCCGCTGGAGGCCCGGTTCCTGCACACGCCCGAGAGCACACATGGCTACGTGGGGGCAGCGCTGTCCTCGAATATCATTCACTTCCATGAATCGGATGGTGAATATCACGCTGAACCGGTCATCGAGTTCGACGACCGCGAGCACGAGGGCTGGGATATGCCAGTCCCCGCTCTGGTGACGGACATCCTCATCTCCATGGACGACCGCTATCTGTTCGGCTCGAACTGGCTCCACGGCGAGGTGTGGATGTACGACATCTCGGACCCGTCGAACCCCCGAAAGGCCGATTCCATCTCTATTGGCGGTTACTTCGGCGACATCGAGCAGGTGCAGGGCCGTGATATCGTCGCCGGTCCACAGATGCTCCAGCTTTCACTCGACGGCGAGCGGCTGTACTGGACGACCTCGCTGTTTTCCTCGTGGGACAACCAGTTCTTCCCCGAGGAGGCCGAGATGGGGTCGGTGATGCTCAAAGCCGACGTGGACCCGCGGCGGGGGACGATGTCGCTGGACCGGGACTTCCTCGTGGACTTCGGCGACCTACCGGAGGGGCCGGCCCGTGCCCACGAGATTCGGTGGCCCGACGGCGACTGCACGAGCGACGTCTGGCAATGA
- a CDS encoding 2Fe-2S iron-sulfur cluster-binding protein — protein sequence MTEVLLDWRDSDRTETVSVPDGETILDAAEAADIGLPFGCRTGACGTCTARLLSGDVTHRRPPRALKGRHLEAGYVLLCIAEPTTDAHLAVGATVQAELVPNPWK from the coding sequence ATGACCGAAGTCCTGTTGGACTGGCGGGACAGCGACCGGACGGAGACGGTTTCGGTGCCGGACGGGGAGACGATACTCGACGCCGCCGAAGCCGCGGATATCGGGTTGCCGTTCGGCTGTCGAACCGGCGCGTGTGGGACCTGTACCGCTCGCTTGCTGTCCGGCGACGTGACCCATCGCCGTCCGCCGCGGGCACTCAAGGGCCGGCATCTGGAGGCGGGGTACGTACTGCTCTGTATCGCCGAACCGACGACCGACGCGCACCTCGCCGTCGGCGCGACGGTGCAGGCAGAACTGGTTCCGAACCCTTGGAAGTGA
- a CDS encoding M28 family peptidase: MDDTDWIGETFTSAAGWDHLETLVDIGNRMAGSDGERAAAEATRDALAASARDARLSEFDIQGWERGASAVHTDGVPVATQAHECIALPRSPAGSVTGELVDVGHGLPEDFEDGDCEGQIVLARSDVPDWYDRYIHRREKYYHAVEAGAVGFIYRNHVEGVLPPTGSVGTADTPIGEIPALGVASETGSRLARRYAGDDITVTVDCETPEATSQNVHAELGPDTDERLLVTSHVDAHDIAEGAMDNGAGTAMVVEVARALAGREDELETRVEFVAFGAEEVGLIGSNHVAEETALDDVTAVLNFDGVVQGRTLKCYTHGFDALAAAAEDVADRLDHPISLTPEQGPHSDHWPFVQRGVPGYHVTSETGGEGRGWGHTHADTLDKLQARTFREQAVILTELAVTLADGSVAPTHRDPGEIADALEAQNLAEGMRITGDWPFDD, encoded by the coding sequence ATGGACGACACCGACTGGATCGGCGAAACGTTCACCAGCGCGGCCGGGTGGGACCACTTGGAGACACTGGTAGACATCGGGAATCGGATGGCGGGCAGCGACGGCGAACGGGCGGCCGCAGAAGCGACCCGAGACGCACTGGCGGCGTCCGCCCGCGACGCTCGGCTCTCCGAATTCGATATTCAGGGCTGGGAACGGGGGGCTAGCGCCGTCCACACTGACGGGGTCCCGGTCGCGACGCAGGCCCACGAGTGTATCGCCCTGCCGCGGTCGCCGGCCGGTTCGGTGACCGGCGAACTGGTCGATGTCGGTCACGGCCTCCCGGAAGACTTCGAGGACGGTGACTGTGAGGGGCAGATCGTGCTGGCTCGCTCGGATGTCCCAGACTGGTACGACCGATACATCCACCGACGGGAGAAGTATTACCACGCCGTCGAGGCCGGCGCAGTCGGATTCATCTACCGCAACCACGTCGAGGGCGTGCTGCCACCGACTGGCAGCGTTGGGACGGCGGACACTCCCATTGGCGAGATTCCCGCTCTCGGCGTCGCCAGCGAGACGGGTTCGCGACTGGCCCGTCGGTACGCGGGCGACGATATCACCGTCACCGTCGACTGCGAGACGCCAGAGGCGACGAGCCAGAACGTCCACGCCGAACTCGGACCCGACACTGACGAGCGGCTGCTGGTCACCAGTCACGTCGACGCACACGATATCGCGGAGGGAGCGATGGACAACGGGGCCGGCACTGCGATGGTCGTCGAGGTGGCCCGCGCGTTAGCCGGCCGCGAGGACGAACTGGAGACGCGCGTGGAGTTCGTCGCCTTCGGTGCCGAGGAAGTCGGCCTGATCGGCTCGAATCATGTGGCCGAGGAAACTGCCCTCGACGACGTAACGGCCGTGCTCAACTTCGACGGCGTCGTTCAGGGCCGCACGCTGAAGTGTTACACCCACGGTTTCGACGCGCTGGCGGCCGCTGCCGAGGACGTGGCTGATCGGCTTGACCACCCTATCTCGCTCACCCCGGAGCAAGGCCCCCACAGCGACCACTGGCCGTTCGTGCAGCGGGGCGTCCCCGGCTATCACGTGACCAGCGAGACCGGCGGCGAGGGACGTGGCTGGGGCCACACCCACGCCGATACGTTGGATAAACTGCAAGCCCGAACCTTCCGCGAGCAGGCCGTCATCCTGACCGAACTCGCCGTGACGCTGGCTGACGGCTCGGTAGCACCGACTCACAGAGACCCCGGGGAGATAGCCGATGCGCTCGAAGCACAGAATCTCGCCGAAGGGATGCGGATTACAGGTGACTGGCCCTTCGACGATTGA
- a CDS encoding 6-pyruvoyl tetrahydropterin synthase family protein translates to MPQRLSKAEDALADAGERELVVGGDRPLRISAGHRLLHHDGKCSRPHGHNYEITVRVTGELTDEGWVVDKGAVTDVVDEWDHRFLLEAGDPLVEAFDASGDGDAVVVLDHPPTAEVMATILEQRLADRLPETVSDVAVSVRETSELCIR, encoded by the coding sequence ATGCCTCAACGACTATCAAAGGCCGAAGACGCGCTCGCCGACGCGGGTGAACGCGAACTCGTCGTCGGCGGCGACCGGCCGCTCCGCATCTCTGCGGGCCATCGATTGCTCCATCACGACGGGAAATGCTCGCGCCCGCACGGACACAACTACGAAATCACCGTCCGCGTCACCGGCGAACTCACAGATGAGGGGTGGGTCGTGGATAAGGGCGCGGTCACGGACGTAGTCGACGAGTGGGACCACCGCTTCCTGCTGGAGGCCGGCGACCCGCTTGTCGAGGCCTTCGACGCCAGCGGCGACGGCGACGCTGTGGTCGTCCTCGACCACCCACCGACAGCCGAAGTCATGGCCACGATACTGGAACAGCGCCTCGCCGACCGACTTCCGGAGACGGTGTCGGATGTGGCCGTCTCCGTCCGAGAGACCAGCGAACTCTGTATCCGCTGA
- a CDS encoding 7-carboxy-7-deazaguanine synthase QueE, with protein MPVANDAPGVDIEGTDADAETGDLPINELFQSLQGEGRLAGVPSVFVRTSGCNLRCWFCDSYHTSWEPTHDWFDVEDVLAAIEEYDADHVVLTGGEPLIHDASADLLERLADRDYHTTVETNGTVVPDAPIDLASVSPKLASSTPTADRDPDGDGEWADRHEERRLDVPTLAELIERYDTQLKFVVTGREDMAEIEGLIEQLRDAASVRVRDDDVLLMPEGQTRDQLEATRETVADLALEYGYRYTPRLHVDLWNDAPGT; from the coding sequence ATGCCGGTCGCAAACGACGCACCCGGGGTCGATATCGAGGGGACTGACGCCGACGCAGAGACGGGTGACCTCCCGATTAACGAACTGTTCCAGTCGCTGCAAGGCGAGGGCCGACTGGCCGGTGTCCCGAGCGTGTTCGTCCGAACCAGCGGCTGTAATTTGCGGTGCTGGTTCTGTGATTCCTATCACACCTCGTGGGAACCGACTCACGACTGGTTCGATGTTGAGGACGTGCTGGCAGCTATCGAGGAGTACGATGCCGACCACGTCGTCCTTACCGGCGGCGAACCGCTCATTCACGACGCGAGCGCGGACCTGCTGGAGCGGCTGGCCGACCGGGACTATCACACGACGGTCGAGACCAACGGGACCGTCGTCCCCGACGCACCCATCGACCTCGCCAGCGTCAGCCCGAAACTGGCCTCCAGCACACCGACGGCCGACCGCGATCCCGACGGCGACGGTGAGTGGGCTGACCGCCACGAAGAGCGTCGACTCGACGTGCCGACACTCGCCGAACTCATCGAGCGCTACGACACGCAACTGAAGTTCGTTGTCACCGGACGCGAGGACATGGCCGAAATCGAGGGCCTCATCGAACAGCTCCGCGACGCCGCGTCCGTTCGCGTGCGTGACGACGACGTGTTACTGATGCCGGAAGGACAGACGCGCGACCAGCTCGAAGCGACCCGGGAGACCGTCGCGGATCTCGCACTGGAGTACGGCTACCGGTACACGCCGCGGCTCCACGTCGACCTCTGGAACGACGCACCGGGTACCTGA
- the queC gene encoding 7-cyano-7-deazaguanine synthase QueC: MTDDTRAVVLASGGMDSATAAYEAQTRGYDDLYLLHTSYGQNTEDREYDCASALADHVDAADFLHVETGHLTQIGASSLTDDAMDVADADTDSDEIPTSYVPFRNANLLSMAVSYAEANDCGAVFIGAHSEDFSGYPDCRPAFFDAFQGVIDAGTKPETDIDLVAPFVEWSKTDIAERGVELGVPYEDTWSCYRDDEPACGTCDACAFRLEAFQRIGERDLIEYAERPTYAE; this comes from the coding sequence ATGACTGATGACACCCGCGCTGTCGTGCTCGCCTCCGGCGGCATGGACAGCGCCACGGCGGCCTACGAAGCACAGACCCGCGGGTACGACGACCTGTATCTCCTCCATACGAGCTACGGGCAAAACACCGAAGACCGGGAGTACGACTGCGCCAGCGCGCTGGCCGACCACGTCGACGCGGCGGACTTCCTCCACGTCGAGACCGGCCATCTCACCCAGATCGGCGCGTCGTCACTGACCGACGACGCGATGGACGTGGCAGACGCCGACACTGACAGCGACGAGATTCCGACCTCGTATGTCCCGTTCCGCAACGCGAATCTGCTGTCGATGGCGGTCTCCTACGCCGAGGCCAACGACTGCGGGGCCGTCTTCATCGGCGCACACAGCGAGGACTTCTCTGGGTATCCGGACTGCCGGCCCGCCTTCTTCGACGCCTTTCAGGGCGTCATCGACGCCGGCACGAAGCCCGAGACGGACATCGACCTCGTCGCGCCCTTCGTCGAGTGGTCAAAGACCGACATCGCCGAGCGCGGCGTCGAACTCGGCGTCCCCTACGAGGATACGTGGAGCTGTTACCGGGACGACGAGCCGGCCTGTGGGACGTGTGACGCCTGCGCCTTCCGGCTCGAAGCCTTCCAGCGCATCGGCGAGCGGGACCTCATCGAGTACGCGGAGCGACCGACGTACGCGGAGTAG
- a CDS encoding methylglyoxal synthase encodes MTRVALIAHDDEKPEMIDLAQSYEATLSEFDLVGTGTTSKRIMAETELTVERKESGPMGGDTQIGAEVAEGRMDGIVFLRDPLTAQPHEPDISALLRICDVHDVPLATTRTSAEYVLEGLAQDTADD; translated from the coding sequence ATGACCCGCGTCGCGCTCATCGCACACGACGACGAGAAACCCGAGATGATAGATCTGGCACAGAGTTACGAAGCAACACTCTCGGAGTTCGATCTCGTCGGAACTGGTACGACGAGCAAGCGCATCATGGCCGAGACCGAGCTCACGGTCGAGCGCAAGGAGAGCGGGCCGATGGGCGGCGACACACAGATCGGCGCGGAAGTCGCCGAGGGCCGGATGGACGGTATCGTCTTCCTTCGGGACCCGCTGACGGCACAGCCCCACGAGCCGGACATCTCTGCGCTCCTGCGCATCTGTGATGTGCACGACGTACCGCTGGCAACGACCCGGACCTCGGCGGAATACGTTCTCGAAGGGCTGGCTCAAGACACAGCCGACGACTAG
- a CDS encoding HalOD1 output domain-containing protein has protein sequence MSSNEGTVYMLRSRATEESDDWVSPEPAEDVIADAVLEATDLDADDIDGLDTYVDSESLRAVVGEGTTESLTFAVEGHDVTVTADGEISVGG, from the coding sequence ATGAGCTCGAACGAGGGGACTGTGTATATGCTGCGGAGTCGGGCCACGGAGGAGTCCGACGACTGGGTGAGCCCTGAACCCGCGGAAGATGTTATTGCCGATGCGGTGCTTGAAGCGACGGATCTGGATGCGGATGATATTGACGGGCTGGATACGTACGTCGACAGCGAGTCACTCCGTGCGGTCGTCGGAGAGGGGACGACGGAGTCGCTGACGTTCGCTGTCGAAGGACACGACGTGACAGTAACCGCTGATGGGGAGATTTCTGTCGGTGGGTAA
- a CDS encoding helix-turn-helix domain-containing protein: MIVEFHIDAPLLQRTAETLSKAAIRIQRLHCESGDCRAVAWIGPVERPAIEANLAQDESITDYAHVAAEGDGHWYTLHTTDTTIDTIGEALLNADGFLLGAAQTGKDWVFRARFPEKSSVLSFRDVLVSSDINIDIQTITDDTEASPQFGVTDPQQEVLLLALNRGYFTVPRESSLSDLAAELGISSQAASERLRRGTRTLVQNTLAAPERPLVGSPPE, from the coding sequence ATGATAGTAGAATTTCACATCGATGCCCCCCTCTTGCAGCGAACAGCTGAAACGCTGAGTAAAGCAGCGATACGGATACAGCGACTTCACTGTGAGAGTGGCGACTGCCGTGCCGTCGCCTGGATTGGCCCTGTCGAGCGGCCCGCCATCGAAGCGAATCTGGCCCAGGACGAGAGTATCACCGATTATGCCCACGTAGCGGCAGAAGGAGATGGTCACTGGTACACCCTGCATACGACTGACACGACAATCGATACGATCGGAGAAGCGTTGTTGAACGCGGACGGATTCCTGCTCGGTGCCGCACAGACCGGCAAGGACTGGGTGTTTCGAGCCCGGTTCCCGGAGAAGAGTTCGGTGCTATCGTTCCGTGATGTGCTCGTGTCCAGTGACATCAACATCGACATTCAGACCATCACTGACGACACGGAGGCCTCTCCACAGTTCGGCGTGACAGATCCACAGCAAGAAGTGCTGTTGCTCGCGCTCAACCGTGGGTACTTCACCGTTCCGCGGGAGTCGTCCCTCTCGGACCTCGCTGCGGAGCTCGGTATCTCCAGTCAGGCCGCTTCGGAGCGGCTCCGCCGGGGGACGCGAACGCTGGTCCAGAACACACTGGCAGCCCCTGAACGGCCGCTTGTCGGCTCACCGCCGGAGTAA
- a CDS encoding type IV pilin N-terminal domain-containing protein, giving the protein MTDLCRGQSETVGVVLLTAVIVISVSVLGAGILSSGAQSVDKPLVDLDIDITTTTISVTHDGGDTVDGTSLDIIIRNETASQRYESAVTGQFKPTDTVTQSHTYTGTVTVLVVYTDSNTVLGRESRTLYTDTGTDAETTPATETDTGETPTAEPPAIDSATLPGTPIDDTEANSNVERPLTLTFDDEMDQTVAPTIELDGVTDSSATVVTADGGWTTSTTYEVPIRFADNDVDETVDVEVSGATDTDGTEMSPQTALSFLLDSRSPGDVNGVVVEPDAITRANQDAVDVTVTDPDSLDGDETAIVTLEDQTGTTITRTAAIDPSTSETTLTFDTTALADGAVTPTAVVEDDVGNRGDSVTNDQTPKDTTEPTVDSFTATEDGSRTFTVTLEATERTAIQASDVTLDVSGPGTVENTEQLNLDNSGSSFTYEIKYTVSQPGEYTVTLSKLEDAYGNDGATGQTESVALGDAADSVSYRDDASTFGSDGSGVTLSVENTASTSVSVRNVTVSTNAASVLYEGQSGSTRTEHEIRVVGSSTGFWDTDKERNAGKDGYTIGETATLSGAATIAGDSTAEVTMYEFIDSGSGNSGKPVDMADKNITVTLGFADGSELTFTVRP; this is encoded by the coding sequence ATGACTGACCTTTGCCGCGGTCAATCGGAGACAGTTGGTGTTGTGTTACTGACGGCTGTTATCGTCATCTCGGTCTCGGTACTGGGTGCTGGTATTCTTTCGTCCGGGGCACAATCCGTTGACAAGCCGCTGGTGGATCTCGACATAGACATTACAACGACTACGATCTCGGTTACACACGATGGCGGTGACACTGTCGACGGTACGTCACTCGACATTATCATCCGGAACGAAACTGCGAGCCAGCGCTATGAGTCCGCCGTCACCGGGCAGTTCAAACCGACTGATACCGTGACCCAGTCACATACTTACACCGGCACCGTGACGGTTCTTGTCGTGTACACCGACAGCAACACCGTCCTCGGCCGAGAGAGCCGAACGCTGTATACTGACACGGGGACGGATGCCGAGACGACGCCGGCCACAGAGACGGATACCGGCGAGACGCCGACCGCGGAGCCGCCGGCTATTGATTCGGCGACACTTCCCGGAACGCCGATAGACGACACCGAAGCCAACAGCAACGTCGAACGACCACTCACGCTGACCTTCGATGACGAGATGGACCAGACTGTTGCACCGACTATCGAGCTTGACGGCGTCACTGATAGCTCGGCGACTGTGGTGACTGCGGACGGGGGCTGGACAACGTCGACAACGTACGAAGTCCCGATTCGGTTCGCTGACAACGACGTGGACGAAACAGTCGACGTGGAGGTATCGGGAGCGACGGACACCGACGGAACCGAGATGTCGCCACAAACTGCGCTGTCGTTCCTCCTCGACAGTCGCTCGCCGGGCGACGTGAACGGTGTTGTCGTCGAGCCCGATGCCATCACTCGAGCGAATCAAGACGCTGTCGACGTGACTGTTACCGACCCGGATTCGCTGGACGGCGACGAGACGGCAATTGTTACGCTGGAAGACCAGACCGGGACGACAATAACACGGACAGCGGCCATCGACCCGTCGACCAGCGAAACGACGCTGACGTTCGATACGACCGCGCTCGCTGACGGAGCGGTCACACCAACGGCAGTCGTCGAGGACGACGTGGGCAACCGCGGCGACTCGGTCACGAACGACCAGACGCCGAAGGACACGACCGAACCGACCGTCGATTCGTTCACAGCGACAGAGGACGGGAGCCGGACGTTCACTGTTACGCTCGAAGCGACTGAACGAACCGCCATTCAAGCAAGTGACGTGACGCTTGATGTGTCCGGTCCGGGAACTGTCGAAAACACGGAGCAGCTGAACCTCGACAACAGCGGCTCGTCGTTCACCTATGAAATCAAGTACACGGTGAGTCAGCCCGGCGAGTACACTGTCACGCTATCAAAACTAGAAGACGCCTACGGCAACGACGGCGCGACCGGCCAAACCGAATCGGTCGCGCTTGGCGATGCTGCCGACTCTGTCAGTTATCGGGACGATGCTAGCACGTTCGGCAGCGACGGCTCCGGTGTCACGCTATCGGTCGAGAATACGGCCTCGACATCGGTCAGCGTCAGGAACGTCACTGTCAGTACGAACGCTGCGAGTGTGCTGTATGAGGGACAGTCTGGCAGTACCCGGACTGAGCATGAAATTCGTGTCGTCGGCTCGTCGACGGGGTTCTGGGACACGGACAAGGAACGCAATGCCGGGAAAGACGGCTATACCATCGGAGAGACAGCGACATTATCCGGCGCCGCAACCATCGCTGGCGATTCGACCGCTGAAGTCACGATGTACGAATTTATCGACTCTGGATCTGGTAACTCCGGCAAACCCGTCGATATGGCGGATAAAAACATCACCGTAACGCTGGGCTTCGCTGACGGAAGCGAACTGACGTTCACCGTGAGGCCGTAA
- a CDS encoding deoxyuridine 5'-triphosphate nucleotidohydrolase — MTGTAVGQTGRSFHDTRTEPRMFKSGRFVADALGDLRESQVQPNGVDLTLGAIYEQVEPGRIERGGKTVGDRQEIEPSDGMYHLDRGGYIVEYADRVVIPDGHIGFLLPRSSLLRNSCMLDTAVWDAGYEGRGEGLLEVHHPIELEQGARIAQLVLADAAHEGTYEGSYQGENLQ; from the coding sequence CTGACCGGAACGGCGGTCGGCCAGACCGGCAGGTCTTTCCACGACACTCGCACAGAACCGCGTATGTTCAAAAGTGGGCGGTTCGTCGCCGATGCACTCGGCGACCTGAGAGAGTCACAAGTGCAACCGAACGGCGTCGACCTCACGCTCGGTGCGATCTACGAGCAGGTCGAACCGGGGCGCATCGAACGCGGCGGCAAGACTGTCGGCGACCGACAGGAGATCGAACCCAGCGACGGGATGTACCACCTCGACCGCGGCGGCTACATCGTCGAGTACGCCGACCGAGTCGTCATTCCAGATGGACACATCGGCTTTCTCCTCCCGCGGTCGTCGTTGCTCCGTAACTCCTGTATGCTCGATACAGCCGTCTGGGACGCCGGCTACGAGGGGCGGGGTGAGGGGCTACTGGAGGTCCACCATCCGATAGAACTCGAACAGGGGGCGCGGATCGCACAGCTCGTGCTCGCCGACGCCGCTCACGAAGGGACGTACGAAGGCTCGTATCAGGGCGAGAATCTACAGTAA